TGGGGGCACTACAAGAACCCGGAGGTCGACAAGCTGATCGACGCGGCCCTTTTGTCGACCAATGTGGCCGAACAGGACGCGCTGATGGCCAGGGTCCATGAAAGGATCGTCGACGACGCCCTGCTGGTCTGGGTGGTGCACGACACCAATCCGCATGTCACCGGCCCGAGGGTCGGCGGTTATACCCAGGCCCAGCACTGGTTCCAGGATCTGACGACGTTGGGGTAAGGGGCGAATAGCGAATGGGGATGAAGCGAAACGCGCGGTGTCCGTAAACCCTCGCCCGCTTGCGGGAGAAGGTGGGTCCGTCAGGACCCGGGTGAGGGCCTGAAGAGGGCCGGCCCATCAATTCGACCCGAAATGCACTGGCAGCATCGACGCAACCACCCTCACCCGGGTCCTCCGGACCCACCCTCTCCCGCGAAGGCGCGGGAGAGGGTTGATGCGCGGGTTCACTTCAGTCCGCGGAAAAAACGACCACGAATTCGGAAGTACCAACCCCTTCCCCCTCCCCCACTCGCCACTCGCCCGGCCTTACGCCGGCGGCGTATAACCCTTGGGCAGTCGGGCGCGTTCGATCTGGGCCATGTCGCAGAGCACGTCGACCATCGCCGAGAAATCATTCTGGCCATAACCACGGGCACGTGCCGTCGAGAAAGCCTCGCGCGCCGCGGCGGCGACCGGCAGCGGCACCCGCGCCGAATTGGCGGCCTGAATGATCAGCGACAGATCCTTATGCGCGAGATCGATGGTGAAACCGGCCTCGGTATCGCCGGCCAGCACCTTGTTCGGCCAATTGACCTTGAGCTGGCCGTTGGTGGCGGTGGTGCCGTAGAGCACGTCGAGCGTCTTGCCCAGATCCAGGCCGAAGCGCTGCGACAGCGACAGGGCCTCGGCATTGAGCTGGCACAGGATGATCGCCAGGTAATTGTTGACGAGTTTCATGCGCGTGCCGGCACCCGGGCCGCCGCTGTGATGGATGGTCGTGCCCATGGCCTGGAGCAGCGGCAAGGCGCGGACATAATCGGCGGCGTCGGCGCCGACCATGAACAGGCTTTCGCCGCGATCGGCATGCCAGGCGAGCCGGCCGACCGGCGCGTCGACCGCGGTCATGCCGCGCCGGCGGGTCTCGGCATGCAGCCTGTCGGTGGTTTCCGGATCGATCGTCGACATGTCGATGATCATGGTACCGGGCTTGGCATGGTCGAGCACGCCGCCGGGCGCCAGCACGACCTCGCCGACCTCCTTGCCGGTCGGCAGCATGGTGACGACGATGTCGGAAGCCGCGGCGATCTCGGCTGGCGTGCCGCGCCTGGCGCCGAGCCCTTCAAGCACCGCCACCGGCGCCTCGGTCACGTCATGAACGACAAGCGAAAAACCCTTGGTCTGCAGGTTGGAGGCCATGCCTCGCCCCATCCGTCCAAGCCCGATAAATCCGACCGTCATGCCTGTCCTCCCAAGGGAACTCTTGTTTCTGATCGATGCGGACGCCATCGTGATCCGCCTCGACGCCGAGCGGAGCCTATCCAGCGCATGAACGCCTTGCACCCCCAACCGATGCATGTCTCGCCCGCCGGCTGGCCGGGCGACATCTTCGCCGCGCTCAAGGCCGCGCGGGTGCGCCAGGTCGCTTATGTCCCGGATGGCGGCCATGCCGAGCTGATCCGCGCGGTTCACGCCGACACGGCGATGATCGGCATTCCCCTGACGACCGAAGAGGAGGGCGTCGCACTGGTCTCCGGCGCCTGGCTCGGCGGCGACCGCGCCTGCCTCCTGATGCAATCGTCGGGCGTCGGCAATTGCGTCAACATGTTCTCGCTGATCAAGAACATGGGCGGGCCGTTCCTGACCTTCGTGACCATGCGCGGCGAATGGGGCGAGTTCAATCCGTGGCAGGTGCCGATGGGCACGGCAACACCCGACGCCTTCCGTCTGATGGGCATTCATGTGCTGCGCGCCTCCGAGCCGCATGAGGTTGGCCCGGCTGCCGCGGCCGGCATCCGCATGGCCTATGAGGGCGGCAGCGCGGTTGCCGTCCTGCTGTCCCAACAACTGATCGGCGCCAAGGTCTTCGTGAAATGAGCGAGAACAGCGATTCCACCGGTCTCGACCGTCGCGCCGTGGTGGCGCGCCTCTTGGCTGACCGCGGCGACCTGATCGTCGTCACCGGCTTGGGTTCACCAACCTATGATGTCGCCGCGGCCGGCGACCATGACCGCAATGTCTATCTCTGGGGCGCGATGGGCGGCGCGGCGGTCTGTGCGCTCGGCATCGCGCTGGCCAGGCCCGACACGCCTGTTGTCGCGGTGACCGGCGACGGCGAAATGCTGATGGGCATGGGGTCGTTCGCCACCATTGCCGTGCAGCAGCCGAAAAACCTGACCGTCATCGTCCTCGACAACGGCCTTTACGGCGAGACCGGCGGCCAGGCGAGCCATACGGCGGTCGCCGATCTCGCCGGCATCGCCAAGGCCTCGGGCATCGCCGATGCCCGGGTGGTGACCGACATGGACGCGGTCGAAGGCCTCGCCGCCCGGGTCGGGGCATCGGGCCAGGGCCCCTGCGTCGCGGTCGTCAAGATCGACCGGGCCGAACAGGAACGGGTGCTGCCGACCCGTGACGGCCACGCGGTTCGCATCCGGGTGCGCCAGGCCCTCGGCCTGTCGGTGGACTGATGCTCTCCCCGGAAGAACTCGAGCGTTATGCGCGCCATATCGTGCTGCGCGAGGTCGGCGGGCCCGGCCAGCAGAAGCTCGGCCGCGCGCGGGTCCTGGTCATCGGCGCCGGCGGCCTGGGCGCGCCTCTGCTGCTCTATCTCGCCGCCTCCGGCATCGGCACGCTCGGCATTGTCGATGACGATGCGGTGTCGCTGTCCAACCTGCAGCGCCAGGTGATCCACGCGACCGCCGATCTCGGCGTCCTGAAGACCGAAAGCGCGGCCGGCGCCATCCGCCGGCTCAATCCGCATGTCGAGGTGGTTGCCCATATCACCAGGCTGACCGCCACAAACGCGCGCGAGCTGGTGCGCGGTTATGACCTGGTCGCCGATGGCTCGGACAATTTCGCCACCCGTTACGCCGTCTCGGATGCCTGTTTCCACGAAGGCAAGCCGCTGATCACGGCCGCGGTCGGCACTTTCGACGCCACCCTGACCACCATAAGAGCGCACGAGAAGGGCTCGGACGGCACGCCCAATCCGACCTATCGCTGCCTGTTTCCCGATGCACCGCCACCCGGCACCGTGCCGACCTGTTCGGAGGTCGGCGTGCTCGGCGCGCTCACCGGCATTGTCGGCTCGATGATGGCGCTCGAGGTGATCAGGGAGATCGTCGGTTTCGGCGAGGGTCTCACCGGCCGCCTCATGATGATCGACATGCGCGACATGCGCTTCGAGACGATCAGATATCGCTGGGATCCGGACAATCCGCTGAGCGGGACGGGAGCCTGAGCTCCCGGCCCGGCACCTACAGCATGCTGGGCAGCACGCGGTCCGGCGGCTTGTGGCCGTCCATGAAGGCCTTGATGTTGACGATGACCTTCTCGCCCATGTCGACGCGGCCTTCGATGGTGGCCGAGCCCATATGCGGCAGCAGCACGACCTTGCCGGCCTTGGCGAGCTTCAGCAGCCGCGGATTGACCGCCGGCTCGTGCTCGAACACGTCGAGACCGGCACCGGCGAGATCGCCCGCCTCGATCATCCGGGTCAACGCCACTTCGTCGATGATCTCGCCACGCGCGGTGTTGACGATGAAGGCGTCCTTCTTGAGCAGCTTCAAGCGGCGCGCCGACAGCAGATGATAGGTCGCCGGCGTGTGCGGGCAATTCACCGACACGATATCCATGCGGGCGAGCATCTGGTCGAGGCTCTCCCAATAGGTGGCGTCGAGTTCCCGCTCGACCCGCTCCGGCAACCGGCGGCGGTTGTGGTAATGGATCTGCATGCCGAAGGCGGCGGCGCGCCTGGCCAGCGCCTGGCCGATCCGGCCCATGCCGATAATGCCGAGCCGCTTGCCGTGAATGCGCTTGCCGAGCATCCAGGTCGGCGACCAGCCGCTCCAGTCGCCATGCTCCAGCACCTCGAAGCCTTCGGCCAGCCGGCGCGGCACGGCCAGGATCAGCGCCATGGTCATGTCGGCGGTATCCTCGGTCAGGACACCCGGCGTGTTGGTCACGGTAATGCCCCGCTGCACCGCTGTCGCCACGTCGATATTGTCGACGCCATTGCCGAACTGGGCGATCAGCCGCAATTGCGGGCCGGCTTGGGCCAGCAAGGCCGCGTCGATCCTGTCGGTCACGGTCGGTACGATCACGTCGGCGACCTTCATCGCCGCGGCCAGATCGTCCTGGCTCATCGGCTTGTCGTCGACATTCAGCCGGGTCTCGAACAGTTCGCGCATGCGCGTCTCGACCGTATCCGGCAACTTGCGCGTCACGACGACGAGCGGCTTCTTGCGGTTCGCCATCCTTTGAACCCTCGATTCGACTGTCCCGACCGCTTCGTCAAACCAGTCTTAACCCTGTTCGGTCAGACTGCGGTCTGTCGGGCTCTCTCTATCAGAAGGCCCGCGCCAGACAAAGCGGTCGGTCTCGTCCACTGAACCTGTCTTTCGGACGGGTCCGGCAGCGGTTCTCTTGTGTGAGTTGCGTATGCGTCATCGTATCGTCGGCGCGGCCCTGGCCGCTATCGTCTCGATCGTTCTCGCCGGCCCTTCGCATGTCGAGGCCACCGAAATTACCGGCTCGCTCGGTTCGCAGACCCGATTGCCGGTGCCGCGCTTCGTCAGCCTGAAATCCGAGCGGGTCAATGCCCGCATGGGTCCGACCCGCGACCATGAGGTCGTCTGGATCTATCAGCGCTCCGGCCTGCCGGTGGAAGTCACCGCCGAATTCGAGAACTGGCGGCGCATCCGCGACCGCGACGGCACCGAAACCTGGGTGTTCCATTCCATGCTGTCGGGACGGCGCACCGGCATGGTGCAGCAGCAGCGCGGCCATGAAAACGAATTGGTGTCGCTGATGGACCGCGCCGGTGGCAACCGGATCGTCGCCCGTCTCGAGCCGCGCGTGCAGGGGCAGGTCAGATCCTGCAACCGCACCTGGTGCCGCTTCACTGGCGACGGCTTCGACGGCTGGATCGAGCAGAGCCGTCTGTGGGGCGTTTATCCGAACGAACAGATGGACTGACGCCGAAAGCCGGAACTGCTGCCGCAACTGTTGTCGGAACTCTTGCCGGAGCCCTTGCCAGGCCGCAGCCGGCGGGCGACAGATGCCGGACCGGCGCGCTGCCCGACGAGATCCCGATGCCGACTGCCGCCCCGCGCGATCTGCCGACGACCTTGTCCCGGGCGCTGTTCGTCACGCGTTTCGGCGGGGTCTGGGAACATTCGCCCTGGATCGCCGAGGCCGCCTTCGACGCCGGCCTTCCGGCCGGGGCCGATACCGCCGAAGGCCTGCACGCATTGATGACCAGGGTGATGCGGGCGGCCGACGACGGCAGGAAACTCGACCTCATCCGGGCCCATCCGGATCTGGCCGGAAAGCTCGCCGCGGCCGGCAAGCTCACCGCCGAATCGTCGGGCGAACAGGCATCTGCCGGGCTCGACCGGCTGACCGATGCCGAACGCAGCACGTTCACCACGCTGAACGACGCCTACAAGGCGAAATTCGCCTTTCCTTTCATCATGGCGGTGAAGGGGCGCAGCAAGGACGAGATCCGCCGGGCTTTCGAGATCCGGCTCGGCAATGACCTGAAGACCGAGCTTGCCACCGCGCTTGCCGAGATCGAGCGCATCGCGCTGATCCGGCTGCAGGCCCTGCTGCCCTGATCCCCTGGGTCAGGCCCCGATCACCCGCTCCAGCACCTTGCGCGCCCTCGCCTCGATCGCCGGCCGCTTGACGTGACGGCCGCCATCGACCACGCGCCGCCCCGAAACATAGACCTCGCTGATGGCGTCGCGGCTCGGCCCGAACACCCAGCTGTCCAGAATGGCGTCACCCGTGCGGGCGGCAAAGGCGATGCCGCCGGTGTCGAGAACCACCAGATCGGCCGGTGCGCCGACCGAAATGCCCTGGGGTCCGAGCCCCAAGGCCTGGCCACCACCGGCGAGGCAGGCATCGAACAGGGTCCGGCCGGTCGAGGCGCCGCGTGGCGCCAGTGCATTGCGCCGGCGTGAGCCGAACCGCTGGGCATATTCGAGCATGGCAAGTTCGGCCAATGCCGAAATCGCCACGTTCGAATCGGTGCCGATGCCGAACCGGCCGCCCTGACCGACAAAATCGACGCCGTCGAACAGCCCGTCGCCGAGATTGGCCTCGGTGATCGGGCAGAGGCCGACCACGACACCGGCCTTGGCCATGGCCGCCCGTTCGCCGGCATCGGCATGGGTGGCGTGGATCAGGCACCAGCGCTCGCTGAGCGCCACGGTCTCGCCAAGCAATTCGATCGGCCGCCGGCCATGGAAGGCCAGGCAATCCTCGACCTCCTTGACCTGTTCCGAGACATGGATGTGGACCGGTCCCTCGGGAAACAGACCGATGAGCCGGGTCAGCTCGTCCTCAGTCACCGCGCGCAGCGAATGCGGCGCGATGCCGAAATGGCCGCGGGCATAAGCCTTCGCCGCAACCGATGCGCCTTCGGCCAGCCTCGCGAAACCGTCGAGACCGGTGATGAAGCGGCGCTGGCCTTCGCTTGGCGGCGTGCCGCCGAACCCTGCATGGGCATAAAACACCGGCAGCAGGGTGATGGCGATGCCGGTCTCGCCGGCGGCCGCGACATGGCGGCGGCTGAGCTCGGCCGGATCGGCGTAAGCCCGGCCGTCCTTGTCATTGTGCAGATAATGGAATTCGCCAACCGTGGTGTAGCCAGCCTCGACCATCTCGACATAGGCGAGCGCCGCGATCGCTTCGACATCATCAGGGTCGAGCGCACCGACAAAACGGTACATCCAATCGCGCCAGGTCCAGAACGAATCGTCGCCCGTGCCGGCCACCTCGGTGAGGCCCGCCATGCCGCGCTGGAAGGCGTGCGAATGCAGATTGGGCAAGCCCGGCAGTGTCGCGCCTTTCAGGCGCGCCACCCCGGAGGGCGCTGGCCCCTGTGCGATGGCCGAGATCCGCCCGTCGCTGGCGATCGTCAGGGTGAGGTCGTCACGCCAACCCGCCGGCGTCAGGGCCTTGTCCAGATGGAGCTTGTCCATCGCTGTCTCCCTGCTTAGGGTTTTTCCCCCTAGCCTCCATTTCTCACACCGGCTAGCACCCCTGACCATGGAATACCACGTGCCGCGAGGCCATCATGCGCGTTGATCATCTGTTTCGGAACGCGCGGCTTGCCACCATGGCCGGACCAGGGCTCGGCCTGGTCGAGGACGGCGTCATCGCGACCGGCGACGGCAAGATCGTCTTTGCCGGCGCCCGCGCCGAGATGCCGGCGGTCGAACCGGCGCAGGAAACCGATTGCGAGGGGCGCTGGATCACCCCTGGCCTGATCGATTGCCATACGCACCTGGTTTATGGCGGCGACCGCGCGCGCGAATTCGAACTGCGCCTCGAGGGCGCCAGTTATGAAGAAATCGCGCGCGCCGGCGGCGGCATCGTTTCGACCGTCAAGGCCACCCGTGCGGCAACGACGGCCGACCTGACCCGCGAGACCTTGCCGCGCCTCGACGCCCTGATCGCCGAAGGCGTTACCACGGTCGAGATCAAGTCGGGTTATGGCCTGAACACGGAAACCGAAACGCGCCAGCTGGTGGCCGCCCGCGGCCTCGGCAAGCTGCGTGATGTCGGGGTGGTCACCACCTTCCTCGGCGCCCATGCCCTGCCGGCCGAAGCCGAGGGTGACAAGGACCGCTACATCGACCTGGTCTGCCACGAAATGTTGCCGGCGATTGCCGCGGCCGGGCTGGCCGACGCGGTCGACGCCTTCTGCGAAGGCATCGCTTTCTCGACGGAACAGACGGCAAGGGTTTTCGCCGCGGCGAAACGACATGGCCTGCCGGTGAAGCTGCACGCCGACCAGCTGTCCAATCTGCATGGCGCCCGGCTCGCCGCCGAGCATGGCGCGCTCTCCGCCGACCATCTGGAATATACCGACGAGGATGGCGCGGCCCGCATGGCCGCCGCCGGCACGGTTGCAGTGCTGCTGCCGGGCGCCTTCTATTTCATCCGCGAGACCAAGGTTCCGCCCGTCGATCTGTTCCGCAAATCCGGCACGGCGATCGCGCTCGCCACCGATTCGAACCCCGGCAGTTCGCCGCTGACCTCGCCGCTGATCACCATGAACATGGGCGCGACGCTGTTCCGCCTGACCGTCGAGGAATGCCTGGCCGGCTTCACCCGCAATGCCGCCAAGGCGCTCGGGCGGGCCGACATCGGCACGCTGGAAGCGGGAAAGCGCGCCGATCTTGCCATCTGGTCGATCGAAAGACCGGCCGAACTCGTCTATCGCATCGGCTTCAATCCGCTGCATGCCCGCCATCGAGGAGCCTGATGACCGACCATATTCGTGCAGGGAACAACCCGCTTTCGCTGTGGCGCGCGGTCGCGGCCGGCGCGACGCCGGCGCTTGACCCGGCAACCGGCCCGGCCATTGCCGAAGGCCACCGGCTGCTGATGGCGGCAGCCCGCGGCAATGACGCGGTCTATGGCGTCAATACCGGCTTCGGCAAGCTCGCCAGCGTGCGCATTCCGACCGACAAGCTCGCCGAATTGCAGGTCAATATCGTCCGCTCCCACCAGGCCGGCATTGGCGAGCCGCTCGGCGAGCCGGTGGTGCGCCTGACCATCGCGCTCAAGATCGCAAGCCTTGCCCATGGCGCCTCCGGCGTGCAGCCGGCGACCATCGCACTGCTCGCCGCCATGCTGGCCAAGGGCGTCCTGCCGGTCATTCCGGCGCAGGGCTCGGTTGGCGCGTCCGGCGATCTCGCACCACTTGCCCATCTCGCCGCCGTGCTGATCGGCGAAGGCGAAGCAAACCTCGACGGCATTCGCATGTCCGGCGGCGTGGCACTGGCCAAGGCCGGGCTGACGCCGGTCACCCTTGGCCCCAAGGAAGGCCTGGCGCTACTCAATGGCACCCAGGTCTCGACCGCGCTGGCGCTGCACGGCCTGTTCGCGATCGAGCGTTGTTTTGCCGCCGCCCTGGTCACCGGCGCCTTGTCGACCGACGCCATTGCCGGCTCCGACACACCGTTTGATGCGCGTATCCAGACGCTGCGCGGCCAGCCCGGGCAAATCGCGGTGGCCGATGTCTTGCGCGCGCTGATGGCCGACAGCGCGATTCGCCGTTCACATCTCGCCGATGACCCGCGCGTCCAGGACCCCTATTCGATCCGCTGCCAGCCGCAGGTGATGGGCGCGGCGCTCGACGTGATCCGCTCGGCCGCCGCCATGCTGCGCCACGAGGCGAGCGGCGTCACCGACAACCCGCTGGTCATGCACGATACCGGCGAGGTGATTTCCGGCGGCAATTTCCACGCCGAGCCGGTGGCCTTCGCCGCCGACATGCTGGCGCTGGCGGCCTGCGAGATCGGCAATCTGGTGCAGCGCCGCTGCGCCATGCTGGTCGATCCCGTGCTGTCGGGCCTGCCGGCCTTCCTGGTCGCCGCGCCCGGGCTCAATTCCGGCTTCATGATCGCCGAAGTGGCGAGCGCCGCACTCGCTTCCGAAAACCGCCAGCGCTCGACGCCGGCGGTCACCGACACCATCCCGACCTCGGCCAATCAGGAAGACCATGTCTCGATGGCGACCCATGGCGCGCGCCGGCTGACGCCGATGGCGGAGAACCTTAGCCATATCATCGGCATCGAGGCGCTGATGGCAGCCCAGGGCGTCGACATGCGCCAACCCCTGAAGACCAGCCCCTTGCTCGCCGAGGCCCATGCCGCGATCCGCGCCATCGCGCCGGTGCTCGACCACGACCGGCCGCTATCGGCCGAGATGACCGCCGCGGCCCGGCTGGTCGCCTCGGGCCGGCTCGCCGACCCCTTCGATGCTCTTGTCGCTCCGCTGTTTGGAGATGCGCCATGATCCCGGTCACCGTCATTCCCGGCGACGGCCCGCTGGTGCTCGGCCAGCCGCATGTCGGCACCATGATCCCACCCGAGGTCTCGGTCGAACTGAACGATCTCGGCCGTTCGGTACCCGATACCGACTGGTGGATCGGCGAGCTCTACCAGACCATCGCCAAGCGCACCGGGGCGACCGTCGTGCGCCAGGAACTGTCGCGTTTCGTCATTGACGTGAACCGCGATCCCTCGGGCGTTTCGCTCTATCCGGGCCAGAACACCACGACGCCCTGCCCGACCGTCACCTTCGACGCCCAGCCGATCTACGGGCAAGGCCGGGAACCGGGCCCGGCCGAGATCGGTCGCCGGCGCCGGCTTTATTTCGAGCCGTTTCATGCCGCCATGGCCGCGGCGATCGAGGCCAAGCGCATTCGCCACGGCTATTGCGTGCTCTATGACTGCCACTCGATCCGGTCGGAAGTGCCGAACCTGTTCCCGGGCACCTTGCCGGTGTTCAATATCGGCAGCAATGACGACCGGTCCTGCCATCCCGCCATCACCGCGGCGGCGGTGCGCGAGGCCGAGGCCTCGGGCCTGAGTTTTGTCGCCAATGGCCGTTTCAAGGGTGGCTGGATCACCCGGCACTACGGTGCGCCCGACCGCAAGGTGCACGCGATCCAGATGGAACTGGCGCAATCGGCCTATATGCTGGAGGCGCCGCCCTGGAATTATGACGACAAGGTCGCCGAGAACACCGAACGCATCCTCGACCGCATCGTCTCCGCCATTCTCGAAGCTGCCGCCAAGTTGGAAGCCTGATCATGGCCACTCGCCTCGACAACGCCCGCGTCATCCGCAGCCCGCATGGTCTCGACATGACCTGCAAGACCTGGGGCGCGGAAGCAGCGCTGCGCATGCTGATGAACAATCTCGATCCGGAGGTCGCCGAACGGCCGAACGAGCTGGTCGTTTATGGTGGCATCGGCCGGGCCGCGCGCGACTGGGAGAGTTTCGACCGGATCGTCGCCTCGCTCCGCTCGCTCGAACCCGACGAAACCTTGATCGTCCAGTCCGGCAAGCCGGTCGGCATCTTCCGCACCCATCTCGACGCGCCGCGTGTGCTGATCGCCAATTCCAACCTGGTGCCGGGGTGGGCGACCTGGGACCATTTCCACCATCTCGATCGCCTCGGCCTGATGATGTATGGCCAGATGACCGCCGGATCCTGGATCTATATTGGCACCCAGGGCATCGTTCAGGGCACCTACGAGACCTTTGCCGAGGTGGCGCGCCAGCATTTCGGCGGCTCGCTCGAGGGCAAATGGATCCTGACCGGCGGCCTCGGCGGCATGGGCGGCGCCCAGCCGCTTGCGGCCACCATGGCCGGCGCTTCGATGATCGCGGTGGAATGCCAGCCGAGCCGGATCGAGATGCGGCTGCGCACCCGCTATCTCGACACCCAGGCCAGCAGCGTCGACGAGGCGCTGGAGATCATCGAGCGCTCGCACCGGGCCGGCAAGCCGATCTCGGTCGGAGTTCACGGCAATGCCGCCGAGGTCTTCCCCGATATGGTCAAGCGCGGCATCCGGCCGGATGTCGTCACCGACCAGACCTCGGCGCATGATCCGATCAACGGCTATCTGCCGGCCGGCTGGACCCTGACCGAATGGGAGGACCGCCGCGTCCGCGACCCGAAGGCGGTCGAGAAAGCCGCCAAGGAGAGCATGGCGACCCATGTCCGCGCCATGCTGGCGTTCCACCGCCAGGGCGTGCCGACGCTCGATTACGGCAACAATATCCGCCAGATGGCCAAGGATATGGGCGTCGCCGACGCGTTTGATTTCCCTGGCTTCGTGCCGGCCTATATCCGGCCG
This portion of the Phreatobacter stygius genome encodes:
- the hutU gene encoding urocanate hydratase produces the protein MATRLDNARVIRSPHGLDMTCKTWGAEAALRMLMNNLDPEVAERPNELVVYGGIGRAARDWESFDRIVASLRSLEPDETLIVQSGKPVGIFRTHLDAPRVLIANSNLVPGWATWDHFHHLDRLGLMMYGQMTAGSWIYIGTQGIVQGTYETFAEVARQHFGGSLEGKWILTGGLGGMGGAQPLAATMAGASMIAVECQPSRIEMRLRTRYLDTQASSVDEALEIIERSHRAGKPISVGVHGNAAEVFPDMVKRGIRPDVVTDQTSAHDPINGYLPAGWTLTEWEDRRVRDPKAVEKAAKESMATHVRAMLAFHRQGVPTLDYGNNIRQMAKDMGVADAFDFPGFVPAYIRPLFCRGIGPFRWAALSGDPQDIARTDARVKQLIPDDPHLHNWLDMARERIQFQGLPARICWVGLGDRHRLGVAFNEMVAKGEIGPIVIGRDHLDSGSVASPNRETEAMKDGSDAVSDWPLLNALLNTASGATWVSLHHGGGVGMGYSQHSGMVILADGTPEATARLGRVLWNDPATGVMRHADAGYDIAIDCAKDKGLKLPALGIGV